A single window of Leptospira inadai serovar Lyme str. 10 DNA harbors:
- a CDS encoding cysteine desulfurase family protein: protein MKRIKYFDYNATHPPYPGLLFTVINEYEADFFNPSGPTRFSLGRQGKIEEARKILAKLTGKDTKGFVFCSTGTEANYLLAIWAKSLVKTIAYLSPYEHSSFYEAFESAGIPYEKFLGNKSGLVSPQEIEEKLTNKPGPVFIIHAGNESGVVQPLDEIAGLCDKFGERLFSDTMQSFGKISVPFKALSGFTFSGHKIGGGLGTSVLWFDPGLTAKAGLFRGGNQENGFRAGTENSPAIIALSEAAKLQFSQMNERNTKLLRFKEKIESAFKQAGAEIVAESSPRLPSTTFCILPTEDLDFFMMGMEERGFALSTGSSCKSRSREPAPSLLEMGYTKEEALRAVRISTGSFTTEEEVDDLIQACSEVLKLIL from the coding sequence ATGAAAAGAATTAAATATTTCGATTATAACGCGACTCATCCTCCTTATCCCGGTTTACTATTTACGGTAATCAACGAGTACGAGGCGGATTTTTTTAATCCCTCGGGTCCGACTCGGTTTTCTCTCGGAAGACAGGGTAAGATAGAGGAAGCTCGGAAAATTCTGGCGAAGCTCACCGGAAAAGATACGAAAGGTTTCGTATTCTGCTCCACAGGAACGGAGGCGAATTATCTCCTAGCAATCTGGGCAAAATCTCTGGTTAAGACGATCGCTTATCTTTCCCCATACGAACATTCTTCTTTTTATGAAGCGTTCGAAAGTGCGGGCATACCCTATGAAAAATTTTTAGGAAATAAATCGGGACTCGTTTCTCCACAGGAAATAGAGGAAAAGTTAACGAACAAACCGGGCCCGGTTTTTATAATCCATGCGGGAAATGAAAGCGGCGTCGTACAACCTCTGGATGAAATCGCAGGACTATGCGACAAATTCGGCGAACGATTGTTTTCGGACACGATGCAATCCTTCGGAAAGATTTCGGTCCCGTTTAAAGCTCTTAGCGGTTTTACTTTTTCCGGTCATAAGATAGGCGGAGGTTTGGGCACATCCGTACTTTGGTTTGATCCCGGTTTAACCGCTAAGGCCGGCTTGTTTCGAGGCGGAAATCAAGAAAACGGATTCAGAGCCGGAACCGAAAATTCACCTGCGATCATCGCACTTTCCGAGGCGGCAAAACTCCAATTTTCCCAAATGAACGAACGGAATACTAAATTGCTCCGCTTTAAGGAGAAAATCGAATCCGCTTTTAAACAGGCCGGAGCAGAAATCGTTGCAGAATCTTCGCCGAGACTTCCTTCCACTACTTTCTGCATTTTACCCACCGAAGATTTGGATTTCTTTATGATGGGCATGGAAGAAAGAGGTTTTGCCCTTTCTACCGGATCCTCGTGTAAATCCAGATCCAGAGAGCCCGCACCTTCCTTATTGGAGATGGGTTATACAAAAGAAGAAGCACTTCGAGCCGTACGAATTTCAACGGGAAGTTTCACTACGGAAGAAGAGGTGGATGATTTGATCCAAGCTTGCTCGGAAGTACTTAAATTGATTTTATAG
- a CDS encoding tetratricopeptide repeat protein: protein MKLASTIPILLLTTNAFFPLLGAPTDSGQKLLCRDVDSSGRSRSVWPLFFLSTALDTLNEARRLEGRERGERTLKALGEFEKYVRCSEAIGSPASAIARWNKAMAHYSIGQLKEALQEADLAEKNDPNFRETYILKASIFYEQAEYQKTSDYLEENLSRFPMDSYVYYLLSSSNIAIQNNAKSILYLTSLNDAIEKKEGNPKYKEFVYLSLGKIYFAQGQNSKAYFYLSSYLQQKPEAWEIRFLLAGVLNQLGKFAQAKKELLRILAQVKGNSSVEMMLGEMYFVESRSMSSAYFEELKKNGKLYKGSLLYGLYCVLTSRYEEAKKIIYPMREKYPRRLWVRLAVLEILKHQPDLKGEVYSKELVETAEIAVQSQLWNLSETLIQESIDIASKDGSPKSVLASRYNFLATVYEQSGSVYRAIVAIRKSIELSGTPDEIRKYRLHLAFLLRGNPPGKTKEAEQITKEIIKEDPKNSYAHYLLGVIFSQTENFSGSQDAFEEAIQLDPKTAIYYFYRAISLEKLGKIQEMELDLRKSMDLDPENPIAYNYLGYYLSESGSRLDEAFSLIRKAVELAPDNEAYQDSLGWIYYKRGMLDDALLHLNLAYQILQERNESDPTICEHLGDLHFERGELGETRMYWEKSSKLFQKKEDKARIREKLEKLRTKPVMIKP from the coding sequence ATGAAACTAGCAAGCACTATTCCTATCTTACTTCTGACTACGAATGCATTCTTTCCTCTGCTCGGAGCGCCGACCGATTCAGGGCAAAAACTTCTATGCCGAGACGTCGATTCATCCGGTCGAAGCAGATCGGTATGGCCCTTGTTTTTTCTGTCGACGGCATTAGATACCTTGAATGAAGCGCGAAGACTCGAAGGAAGAGAGAGGGGCGAGAGAACCCTCAAGGCGTTAGGAGAATTCGAAAAATACGTTCGTTGTTCGGAGGCTATCGGGAGCCCCGCTTCGGCCATTGCTCGGTGGAACAAAGCGATGGCACACTATTCCATCGGTCAGCTTAAGGAAGCGTTACAGGAAGCGGATCTTGCGGAAAAAAACGATCCGAATTTTAGGGAAACCTATATATTGAAAGCGAGCATCTTTTACGAACAAGCAGAGTATCAAAAGACCAGCGACTATTTAGAGGAGAATCTAAGCCGCTTCCCGATGGATTCCTACGTTTATTATTTGCTCAGCTCTTCCAATATCGCGATCCAAAATAACGCGAAGTCGATTTTATATCTGACCTCCTTAAATGATGCTATCGAAAAGAAAGAAGGCAATCCGAAATATAAGGAATTCGTATATTTATCTCTGGGAAAAATTTATTTCGCACAAGGACAAAATTCCAAAGCCTATTTTTATCTATCTAGCTATCTGCAGCAAAAACCGGAAGCGTGGGAGATTCGATTCCTTTTAGCCGGAGTTCTAAATCAATTAGGAAAATTTGCCCAGGCAAAGAAGGAGCTTCTGAGAATCCTGGCTCAAGTGAAGGGGAATTCATCCGTGGAGATGATGCTGGGCGAAATGTATTTCGTAGAAAGCCGCTCGATGTCGTCGGCTTATTTCGAGGAACTTAAAAAAAACGGAAAGTTATATAAGGGATCCCTCCTCTACGGTTTGTACTGTGTTCTTACTTCCCGCTATGAAGAAGCTAAAAAAATCATTTATCCGATGCGGGAAAAATATCCCCGAAGACTTTGGGTTAGACTTGCGGTTTTGGAGATTCTAAAACACCAGCCGGACCTAAAGGGAGAAGTCTATTCCAAAGAACTCGTGGAAACGGCGGAAATCGCGGTACAATCTCAGCTTTGGAATCTTTCGGAAACATTGATCCAGGAATCCATCGACATAGCGAGCAAGGACGGTAGTCCGAAATCGGTACTCGCAAGTCGTTACAATTTTCTTGCGACGGTATACGAACAATCCGGTTCGGTATATAGGGCTATCGTCGCGATTCGAAAATCGATCGAATTGTCGGGGACTCCCGACGAGATTCGAAAATATCGTCTGCATTTAGCTTTTTTACTAAGAGGAAATCCGCCTGGAAAAACGAAAGAGGCGGAGCAGATAACGAAAGAGATTATAAAAGAAGATCCCAAGAATTCGTACGCGCATTATCTATTAGGCGTGATTTTTTCCCAGACAGAAAACTTCTCGGGAAGCCAAGATGCTTTCGAGGAAGCGATCCAATTGGATCCTAAGACCGCTATCTATTATTTCTATCGGGCGATTTCCCTGGAGAAACTGGGTAAGATTCAGGAAATGGAACTTGATTTGCGTAAATCCATGGATTTGGATCCGGAGAATCCGATCGCTTACAATTATTTAGGATATTATCTATCCGAATCCGGAAGTCGATTGGATGAGGCCTTTTCTTTGATCAGAAAAGCCGTTGAACTGGCACCGGATAACGAAGCATACCAAGACAGTCTAGGATGGATTTATTATAAACGCGGAATGTTGGACGACGCACTGTTGCATTTGAATTTAGCCTACCAAATTCTTCAGGAAAGGAACGAAAGCGATCCTACGATCTGCGAACATTTAGGTGATTTGCATTTTGAACGCGGTGAACTTGGAGAAACTAGGATGTACTGGGAAAAATCGAGTAAGCTTTTTCAAAAGAAAGAAGACAAGGCAAGAATCAGGGAAAAACTGGAGAAGCTAAGAACGAAACCTGTTATGATTAAACCCTAA